The Streptomyces sp. NBC_00670 genome window below encodes:
- a CDS encoding AAA family ATPase: protein MTLTYLDLTPDQRGCLDGLPFDGNHLISGPPGTGKSLLAVQRAVLLALTGTPVVLLTYSNLLRQSLAEAVHALGPGDRSVRVMTAHAWLAEWYGPGAPRSGDWYDWPALWDRAADTGPVPGLTLVVDEGQDLPPEFYTLCRMLGARTTVCADQYQRLTDTNSTVEEISGRLGHCARHELADNHRNTAQIAALAAHFHTGTTPPVLPDRQGPPPRLHRFHERGAADLLILLAERHPRRSIGVITNSKHTQFSLLYSLSRRAPRLKPQLYTSDARGGQYRNLDLGRPGIVLVHRRSAKGLGFDTVVVPDTHSDAAEDPTSATLRMAYYVLATRAHRELHLGYEGDHEPPVLARVPRGDLLRDDALPRGSAGTPLV from the coding sequence ATGACCCTCACCTACCTCGACCTCACGCCGGACCAGCGCGGCTGCCTGGACGGGCTCCCCTTCGACGGCAACCACTTGATCAGCGGCCCGCCCGGCACCGGCAAGAGTCTGCTGGCCGTGCAGCGTGCCGTCCTGCTCGCCCTCACCGGCACTCCGGTGGTGCTGCTGACGTACTCCAACCTGCTGCGCCAGTCGCTCGCCGAGGCGGTGCACGCGCTGGGACCCGGCGACCGCTCGGTCCGCGTCATGACCGCGCACGCGTGGCTCGCCGAGTGGTACGGGCCGGGCGCGCCGCGCTCCGGCGACTGGTACGACTGGCCGGCCCTCTGGGACCGCGCCGCCGACACCGGCCCCGTCCCCGGACTCACACTGGTCGTCGACGAAGGCCAGGACCTGCCGCCCGAGTTCTACACGCTCTGCCGGATGCTGGGCGCCCGTACGACGGTCTGCGCGGACCAGTACCAGCGGCTCACCGACACCAACTCCACGGTGGAGGAGATCTCCGGACGGCTCGGCCACTGCGCCCGTCACGAACTCGCCGACAACCACCGCAACACCGCCCAGATAGCCGCGCTGGCCGCCCACTTCCACACCGGCACCACACCACCGGTCCTGCCCGACCGGCAGGGGCCGCCGCCGCGTCTGCACCGCTTCCACGAGCGGGGCGCCGCCGATCTGCTGATCCTGCTCGCCGAACGGCACCCCCGGCGGAGCATCGGCGTGATCACCAACTCCAAGCACACGCAGTTCTCCCTGCTCTACAGCCTGTCGCGCCGGGCACCGCGGCTCAAGCCGCAGCTGTACACGTCCGACGCCAGGGGCGGCCAGTACCGCAACCTCGACCTGGGCCGGCCGGGCATCGTCCTCGTCCATCGCCGCAGTGCCAAGGGACTCGGCTTCGACACCGTCGTCGTCCCCGACACCCACTCCGACGCCGCCGAGGACCCCACGTCCGCGACCCTGCGCATGGCGTACTACGTCCTGGCCACCCGCGCCCACCGTGAACTCCACCTCGGCTACGAGGGCGACCACGAGCCGCCGGTGCTGGCACGGGTGCCGCGGGGGGACCTGCTGCGGGACGACGCACTGCCGCGCGGTTCGGCGGGGACACCGCTCGTTTGA
- a CDS encoding TetR/AcrR family transcriptional regulator, translating to MTTPARTQKQRRDEAEAALLNAAAELVAEQGLRSLTLARVGARAGYSRGLVTHYFGSKQALVERLARAAQSGFVPGLEDVPPGLDRLLRLIDGYLAQQAKHERPLNKAFLLLWIEAATSPDLAPLFHDRTEAFRRDLREDLTAGIAEGTIHPGIAHTLDETTAAIVTQLRGLALQLMVDRESVNVGEMRRYLTEHWRGALTRTPQPRDHDSATSDGSSRRS from the coding sequence ATGACCACCCCCGCCCGCACCCAGAAACAGCGCCGCGACGAGGCGGAGGCGGCCCTGCTCAACGCCGCCGCCGAACTGGTCGCCGAGCAGGGCCTGCGCTCCCTGACCCTGGCCCGCGTCGGCGCACGCGCCGGCTACAGCCGGGGCCTCGTCACGCACTACTTCGGCTCCAAGCAGGCCCTGGTCGAACGCCTGGCCCGCGCGGCCCAGTCCGGCTTCGTCCCGGGCCTGGAGGACGTGCCCCCCGGCCTGGACCGCCTCCTCCGCCTCATCGACGGCTACCTCGCACAGCAGGCCAAGCACGAGCGGCCGCTGAACAAGGCGTTCCTCCTCCTCTGGATCGAGGCCGCGACCTCCCCGGACCTGGCCCCCCTCTTCCACGACCGCACGGAGGCCTTCCGCCGGGACCTGCGCGAGGACCTCACGGCAGGCATCGCCGAGGGCACGATCCACCCCGGCATCGCCCACACCCTCGACGAAACGACAGCCGCGATCGTCACCCAACTCCGCGGCCTGGCCCTCCAACTCATGGTCGACCGCGAGTCCGTGAACGTGGGCGAGATGCGGCGGTACCTGACGGAACACTGGCGCGGGGCGTTGACGCGCACTCCCCAGCCCCGGGATCACGACTCCGCGACGAGCGACGGCAGTTCGCGTCGATCATAG
- a CDS encoding TetR/AcrR family transcriptional regulator, producing the protein MPPARPRRAPRTDARENRARLVESAREAFSADPSASLASIAKAAGVGQGTLYRHFSGREELLLAVHEAEVAGLAEDAGRLLEEHEPLAALRLWLERIADGGGRYGRCHPPVLAALELLLAAGKDAGQVRADAGAEDVLILGAFLWESGRDGAAWRERRGRMLDVLVDGLRGGGGPR; encoded by the coding sequence ATGCCCCCTGCCCGCCCGCGGCGTGCGCCGCGCACCGATGCACGGGAGAACCGCGCGCGCCTCGTCGAGTCCGCCCGCGAGGCCTTCTCCGCCGACCCCTCCGCGAGCCTCGCCTCCATCGCCAAGGCGGCCGGGGTGGGACAGGGCACGCTCTACCGGCACTTCTCCGGCCGGGAAGAGCTGCTGCTCGCCGTCCACGAGGCGGAGGTCGCCGGGCTGGCCGAGGACGCCGGGCGGCTGCTGGAGGAGCACGAGCCGCTGGCGGCGCTGCGGTTGTGGCTGGAGCGGATCGCCGACGGGGGAGGGCGGTACGGGCGGTGCCACCCGCCCGTCCTCGCCGCGCTGGAGCTGCTGCTCGCGGCGGGAAAGGACGCGGGGCAGGTGCGGGCGGACGCCGGGGCGGAGGACGTGCTCATTCTCGGGGCGTTCCTCTGGGAGAGCGGCCGCGACGGGGCCGCGTGGCGGGAGCGGCGGGGGCGGATGCTCGACGTCCTCGTCGACGGGTTGCGGGGCGGGGGCGGTCCGCGGTGA
- a CDS encoding CDP-alcohol phosphatidyltransferase family protein, with protein MALNHTYDARLLQQETTVGAGVQVLLLALLGTATGMSPAGWLTGLAFALATWAVLTRAVLRSRLTSFGPANRVTLGRATLVGGVTALVADSFETAPPVTLFVGLTAIALILDGVDGKVARRTGTSSVLGARFDMEVDAFLILVLSVYVSMSLGPWVLLIGAMRYLFVAAARFQPWLNAPLPHSMARKTVAAYQGIALLAAASGWLPYQASAVLVSSALGWLVWSFGRDVGWLWTERDEPEQEPMPEQERMPTPTPTLTAEERTQPTTPLPELAGRA; from the coding sequence GTGGCCCTGAACCACACATACGACGCGAGGCTGTTGCAGCAGGAGACGACCGTGGGGGCGGGCGTGCAGGTGTTGCTGCTGGCCCTGCTGGGCACGGCGACGGGCATGAGTCCGGCGGGCTGGCTGACCGGCCTGGCCTTCGCCCTCGCCACCTGGGCCGTCCTCACCCGCGCCGTGCTCCGCTCCCGGCTGACCTCGTTCGGACCGGCCAACCGGGTCACGCTGGGGCGGGCCACGCTGGTGGGCGGGGTGACGGCGCTGGTGGCGGACTCCTTCGAGACGGCGCCGCCCGTCACGCTCTTCGTGGGGCTGACGGCGATCGCCCTGATCCTGGACGGCGTCGACGGCAAGGTCGCCCGCCGCACGGGCACGTCCTCGGTGCTCGGCGCCCGCTTCGACATGGAGGTGGACGCGTTCCTCATCCTCGTCCTGAGCGTGTACGTGTCGATGTCGCTGGGCCCGTGGGTCCTGCTGATCGGCGCGATGCGCTACCTGTTCGTGGCGGCGGCCCGCTTCCAGCCGTGGCTCAACGCCCCGCTCCCGCACAGCATGGCCCGCAAGACGGTGGCGGCGTACCAGGGCATCGCCCTGCTGGCGGCGGCCTCGGGCTGGCTCCCGTACCAGGCGTCGGCGGTCCTGGTGTCGTCGGCGCTGGGGTGGCTGGTGTGGTCGTTCGGACGGGACGTGGGCTGGCTGTGGACGGAACGGGACGAGCCGGAGCAGGAGCCGATGCCGGAGCAGGAGCGGATGCCGACGCCGACGCCGACGTTGACGGCCGAGGAGAGGACGCAGCCGACGACCCCACTGCCGGAACTGGCGGGCCGAGCCTGA